A genomic stretch from Lathyrus oleraceus cultivar Zhongwan6 chromosome 2, CAAS_Psat_ZW6_1.0, whole genome shotgun sequence includes:
- the LOC127117621 gene encoding uncharacterized protein LOC127117621 yields the protein MGLPNADILELKEMMKGLFSIVQGLALGQKAMAERLERIEKWLMVEKVQGKAQSSEVANPSGTVTKKLSDSGPFKREVKPVGVPVKRERSQDRYHPYASTVTIPVGNPPAQQQQLPPQQKAPRVRSQVKKKKEERQFEEPPVTYALLFQRLMDLGLVRPRILIPIERQNRPPNYDENASCVFHSEMPGHSIEGCRAFKHVIQDMVDSKTINLAQIMKGDVNPVPRRGPVKVKMVKKAKKGMEVTEEDQLKVPMAVVPKSLRQDGAFPAIDNTCATVATEGGMLTRDTTQRIKEEEIDKEKFETPSQAIETAKVENAVEKEKKLSISSYKQALEVVKNKEARGWGRIIDIVVKADMFGIGYPDQESSRPNRGRRPPYIFVSAGMLNSDQACSVSEEIDRDRELELWIKSCVPGNWKASKSTTVAHPEV from the coding sequence atgggtcttcccaacgccgacatccttgagctgaaagagatgatgaagggattgttcagtattgtgcaagggcttgccttgggacagaaggCCATGGCCGAAAGATTGGAAAGGATCGAAAAGTGGCTGAtggtggagaaagttcagggaaaaGCTCAGTCATCCGAGGTGGCAAATCCCTCTGGCACTGTGACAAAGAAACTTTCTGACAGTGGTCCTTTCAAGAGGGAGGTTAAGCCAGTTGGTGTGCCGGTAAAAAGGGAACGTAGTcaggatcgttatcacccttatgcttCCACTGTAACCATccctgttggtaatccacctgctcaacagcaacaactaccacctcaacagaaggcgCCAAGGGTtaggagccaggtgaagaagaaaaaggaggaacgtcagtttgaggagccacctgtgacttatgccCTCCTGTTCCAGAGGTTGATGGATCTGGGTTTGGTACGGCCgaggatattgattcccatagaGCGGCAGAATAGGCctccaaactatgatgagaatgctagttGTGTGTTTCATTCTGAGATGCCCGGACATAgcattgagggctgtagagcttttaagcatgttatccaggacatggtggactctaAGACCATCAACTTAGCACAGATCatgaagggggatgtcaaccctgtgcCCAGGCGGGGTCCTGTGAAAGTCAAGATGGTAAAGAAGGCCAAGAAAGGGATGGAggtgactgaggaagatcagttaaAAGTTCCAATGGCTGTGGTCCCCAAATCGCTGAggcaggatggagctttccctgcTATTGATAATACTTGTGCAACCGTCGCCACAGAGGGAGGTATGCTGACAAGGGATACCACCCAGAGGATCAAGGAAGAGGAAATAGACAAggaaaaatttgaaacacccagtcaagcaatcgaaaccgccaaggtggagaatgctgttgagaaggagaagaagttgtccatttcttcttataaacaagctttggaggtggtgaagaacaaagaggcccgaggctggggaaggatcattgacatagtggtaaaggcagacatgttcgggattggttatccagatcaagagtcgtctagaccaaacagaggacgtcgtccaccgtacatcttcgtcagtgcaggaatgctgaatTCTGATCAAGCTTGTTCAGTGAGTGAGGAGATCGACCGTGACCGCGAGCTagagttgtggataaagtcgtgcgtaccaggcaactggaaggcctccaaaagcaccactgtcgctcatccggaagtgtag